One Plantibacter sp. Leaf314 DNA segment encodes these proteins:
- a CDS encoding DUF6903 family protein, which produces MTKERVGAVVAAVVFVSCVAAVIIANQSVGWLNLGVMLLGLAGLITLLALYNRKFR; this is translated from the coding sequence ATGACCAAGGAACGTGTGGGAGCCGTCGTCGCTGCGGTCGTGTTCGTGAGCTGCGTGGCCGCGGTGATCATCGCCAACCAGTCGGTGGGGTGGCTGAACCTCGGGGTGATGCTCCTCGGGCTCGCCGGCTTGATCACGCTGCTCGCCCTCTACAACCGGAAGTTCCGATGA
- a CDS encoding alpha-L-fucosidase: MSRAGAERSAGPVIDTEQRLAEAVAVVPSPRQLAWQRLEFYGFIHFGVNTMTDREWGDGTESPAVFDPSGVDAEQWVAAAKSAGMRGLILTCKHHDGFALWPTAVSDHSVASSPWRDGGGDLVAEVAAACRAAGLAFGVYLSPWDRAEASYGSGDAYDDFFVAQLTELLTGYGELFSVWFDGANGEGPNGKKQLYDWDRYYAVVRELQPNAAISVCGPDVRWCGNEAGSTRADEWSVVPASLRDAERTADRSQQVDDGLFSRAVQSDEEDLGSRAAIVATTEPLVWYPAEVNTSIRPGWFHHPAEDGMVRSAEELFDIYERSVGGNATFLLNLPPTRDGVIAEPDLESLSGLGRLIDELERLDVAGSALLTMSSAPVPAASITGTGSQLDVVTWRPDDDDPLPTLRFRWDRPQPVSGVSVREAIAHGQVVEGVEVSMLDADGVPRVLASAATVGAQRILRFDAVETTELRVTITASRAQPHLARISVFTTS; the protein is encoded by the coding sequence ATGAGCCGCGCGGGGGCCGAGCGTTCGGCCGGACCGGTGATCGACACTGAGCAGCGCCTGGCCGAGGCGGTCGCCGTCGTGCCGTCGCCGCGGCAACTCGCTTGGCAGCGCCTTGAGTTCTACGGCTTCATCCACTTCGGGGTCAACACGATGACCGACCGGGAGTGGGGTGACGGCACCGAATCGCCCGCCGTGTTCGACCCGTCCGGCGTCGACGCCGAGCAGTGGGTCGCCGCTGCGAAGAGCGCCGGCATGCGCGGGCTCATCCTCACCTGCAAGCACCACGACGGGTTCGCGCTGTGGCCGACAGCCGTGAGCGACCATTCCGTCGCGTCGAGCCCGTGGCGCGATGGCGGTGGCGATCTCGTCGCCGAGGTCGCGGCGGCGTGCCGGGCGGCCGGACTCGCGTTCGGTGTCTACCTGTCGCCCTGGGATCGCGCCGAGGCCAGCTACGGCTCGGGCGACGCCTATGACGACTTCTTCGTCGCGCAGCTCACCGAACTCCTCACCGGCTACGGCGAGTTGTTCTCGGTCTGGTTCGACGGCGCGAACGGTGAGGGGCCGAACGGCAAGAAGCAGCTGTATGACTGGGACCGCTACTACGCCGTCGTCCGCGAACTCCAGCCGAACGCCGCGATCAGCGTGTGCGGGCCGGATGTGCGCTGGTGCGGGAACGAGGCCGGATCGACCCGCGCGGACGAGTGGAGCGTGGTCCCGGCGTCATTGCGTGACGCGGAGCGCACCGCCGACCGCTCGCAGCAGGTCGACGACGGGCTCTTCTCGCGGGCCGTGCAGTCCGACGAGGAGGACCTCGGCAGTCGCGCCGCGATCGTCGCGACCACGGAGCCGCTCGTCTGGTACCCGGCCGAGGTCAACACCTCGATCCGTCCGGGCTGGTTCCACCACCCTGCGGAGGACGGGATGGTCCGGTCGGCCGAGGAGCTCTTCGACATCTACGAGCGCAGCGTCGGCGGGAACGCCACGTTCCTGCTCAACCTGCCGCCGACCCGCGACGGGGTGATCGCGGAGCCCGACCTCGAGAGCCTCTCCGGTCTCGGCCGACTGATCGACGAGCTGGAGCGGCTCGACGTCGCAGGCTCCGCACTGCTCACGATGTCGAGCGCGCCGGTGCCGGCCGCGTCGATCACGGGGACCGGGTCGCAGCTGGACGTGGTGACGTGGCGCCCGGACGACGACGATCCCCTGCCGACCCTGCGGTTCCGATGGGACCGACCGCAGCCGGTGTCCGGAGTGAGTGTGCGGGAGGCTATCGCGCACGGCCAGGTGGTCGAGGGGGTCGAGGTCTCGATGCTGGATGCCGACGGTGTGCCGCGGGTGCTCGCTTCGGCGGCGACCGTGGGTGCTCAGCGGATCCTCCGGTTCGACGCGGTCGAGACGACCGAGTTGCGCGTGACGATCACCGCATCCCGAGCGCAGCCGCACCTCGCGCGGATCTCGGTCTTCACCACCTCCTGA
- a CDS encoding carbohydrate ABC transporter permease: MTTTTSAPVPPIVTPPSSSVPPGPTSRRRVRRRKPVSWISNLVLILISLMILVPVLWVVMASVKTKGEFYGNPWALPEGLHWQNFVDAFVDANMGPYLLNSLLVTVVGLCFVLIIAVPAAYALARFEFRGKSILETLLLAGLFINVNYIVIPIFLMLLGWDKALRTFMPSGFFIDNLFVLGLVYAATSLPFTIYLLLAYFRTIPVSYEEAATLDGASRFRTMRTVMLPMAMPAISTAILFNFLSYWNDYIISLSLIPGENKTLQVGLLNLFQAQRAAADYGRLYAGMVIVIIPVVILYIIIQKRLLQNVGAGGLKE; encoded by the coding sequence ATGACCACGACCACCTCAGCTCCCGTCCCGCCGATCGTGACACCGCCGTCATCCTCGGTTCCACCCGGACCCACCTCCCGTCGGCGCGTCCGTCGCCGCAAGCCGGTGTCCTGGATCTCGAACCTCGTCCTGATCCTCATCTCGCTCATGATCCTGGTGCCCGTGCTCTGGGTCGTCATGGCGTCCGTCAAGACCAAGGGCGAGTTCTACGGCAACCCGTGGGCGCTGCCCGAGGGTCTGCACTGGCAGAACTTCGTCGACGCGTTCGTCGACGCGAACATGGGCCCCTACCTGCTCAACTCGCTGCTCGTCACGGTCGTCGGCCTCTGCTTCGTCCTCATCATCGCCGTGCCGGCCGCGTATGCGCTGGCCCGGTTCGAGTTCCGCGGCAAGTCGATCCTCGAAACGCTGCTGCTCGCGGGCCTGTTCATCAACGTGAACTACATCGTCATCCCGATCTTCCTCATGCTCCTCGGGTGGGACAAGGCCCTGCGGACGTTCATGCCGAGCGGCTTCTTCATCGACAACCTGTTCGTCCTCGGGCTCGTCTACGCGGCGACGTCGCTCCCGTTCACGATCTACCTGCTGCTCGCCTACTTCCGCACCATCCCGGTGTCATACGAGGAGGCCGCCACGCTCGACGGCGCGTCGCGGTTCCGCACGATGCGGACGGTCATGCTGCCGATGGCGATGCCGGCGATCAGCACGGCGATCCTGTTCAACTTCCTGAGCTACTGGAACGACTACATCATCTCGTTGTCGCTGATCCCGGGTGAGAACAAGACCCTGCAGGTGGGGCTGCTGAACCTGTTCCAGGCGCAGCGAGCGGCCGCCGATTACGGCCGGTTGTACGCGGGTATGGTGATCGTCATCATCCCTGTCGTGATCCTGTACATCATCATCCAGAAACGTCTGTTGCAGAACGTCGGAGCCGGAGGGCTGAAGGAATGA
- a CDS encoding discoidin domain-containing protein encodes MNTATPAAIPEPRRRRRNRPAHHPALRGLAALGLTALFVTAFAPAASAAPTTPDAAVQAAAAPTGWAGDTPNTTGGTDYFVDATAGDDAAAGTSADTAWKSFTPVNATTFAPGDRVLLKAGETWSDTSLWPKGSGTEAAPIVIDAYGAADARRPYIATNGQVPSPFTSPGVKNPETVGLTGAVILRNQQYVHIANLEVSNDDDFATDITTGSYVRDGVSVSINADKLEAGADSIMRGISVTNVFAHDIDGPSSWQKIHYAGVNFQVFGSQQYTAYPTGGHHFEDITIQDNIFENVELHAVQFAFNWFGDQQGQTDASGKYHEGWEQLWVRDHDLYSRDVTISHNYAESTGQGPFQFANTQRLTAEYNEANGWLERYNQVSAGLYLWAGADSVMRFNEIYGGPANEYDATPWDLEFTNFNVVYEHNYSHDNQGGWMSYMGNSSNSIARYNLSVNDNGVIFKNMLSSNYSPTYILNNVFVYDGAELESFHDEVLKDRVYFANNVFYNTSTTTSTNWARKAGGLDKGVFSNNAYFEASGKQSANQPVDKRAVIGDPEFVGNPADYAKDAGVDAIRDSASLFKLQETSPLIDAGRYNERIGSDDFFGTELYYGDGVDIGLYEAAVGAKVDNPVDTDPIENEGVDTRVDLAKGKPIVASSTHPHNDFEFNAGKLVDGDPATRWAGADDAPYPLTIDIDFGADTTFNEVDLSEFTDSGTDARVNAFSLQRWDAAAGAWVGFSSQTGIGASKVVKDFGSITSSKLRVSLESLLPGQVYAPTLTTISVFNSAVVATDPTVTPTAAVMDKNAAMAEDPDNLPTFTVDLDGDTLTGLRYVQPSGAIVGSLDDADFVRTDTADGATITLTNAFAADKELGASGVVFEFGSNTTERVTVEIVDTTELAASIATAKALLASSAPAAQSARAAAPAADGAETLTAAIASAEAVLALVNRDTVATGNTAVTNADVQAAVVALNAAIEAFEPGGGTPVTPGGPGTPGTPSAGSPGTGGSGATGTGSAGGSLASTGVDGLAPAAAGILLLLAGAAALTLRARRASAMNR; translated from the coding sequence GAACCCCGACGCAGACGTCGGAACCGGCCCGCACACCACCCCGCCCTCCGAGGGCTTGCCGCTCTCGGGCTCACCGCCCTCTTCGTCACGGCCTTCGCGCCGGCGGCGTCGGCGGCCCCGACCACCCCCGACGCCGCCGTCCAGGCGGCCGCCGCTCCGACGGGCTGGGCCGGTGACACCCCGAACACGACGGGTGGCACGGACTACTTCGTCGACGCGACCGCCGGTGACGACGCCGCAGCGGGCACCTCGGCCGACACGGCGTGGAAGAGCTTCACGCCCGTCAACGCCACGACCTTCGCGCCGGGCGACCGCGTCCTCCTGAAGGCCGGGGAGACCTGGTCCGACACCTCCCTGTGGCCGAAGGGTTCCGGGACCGAGGCGGCGCCCATCGTCATCGACGCCTATGGAGCCGCCGATGCGCGTCGCCCCTACATCGCGACGAACGGACAGGTCCCCAGCCCGTTCACGAGCCCGGGCGTGAAGAACCCCGAGACCGTCGGACTGACCGGTGCCGTGATCCTGCGCAACCAGCAGTACGTCCACATCGCGAACCTCGAGGTCTCCAACGACGACGACTTCGCGACCGACATCACGACGGGCAGCTACGTCCGCGACGGTGTCTCCGTGTCGATCAACGCCGACAAGCTCGAGGCCGGTGCCGACTCGATCATGCGCGGCATCAGCGTCACGAACGTCTTCGCGCACGACATCGACGGTCCGTCCTCGTGGCAGAAGATCCACTACGCCGGTGTCAACTTCCAGGTCTTCGGTTCCCAGCAGTACACGGCGTACCCGACGGGTGGCCACCACTTCGAGGACATCACCATCCAGGACAACATCTTCGAGAACGTCGAGCTGCACGCCGTGCAGTTCGCGTTCAACTGGTTCGGCGACCAGCAGGGCCAGACGGACGCCTCCGGCAAGTACCACGAGGGTTGGGAACAGCTCTGGGTCCGCGACCACGACCTCTACAGCCGTGACGTGACGATCAGCCACAACTACGCCGAGAGCACCGGCCAGGGCCCGTTCCAGTTCGCGAACACCCAGCGCCTCACCGCCGAGTACAACGAGGCGAACGGCTGGCTCGAGCGCTACAACCAGGTCTCCGCCGGCCTCTACCTGTGGGCCGGTGCCGACAGTGTGATGCGCTTCAACGAGATCTACGGCGGCCCCGCCAACGAGTACGACGCGACGCCGTGGGACCTCGAGTTCACGAACTTCAACGTCGTCTACGAGCACAACTACTCGCACGACAACCAGGGCGGCTGGATGTCCTACATGGGCAACAGCTCCAACTCGATCGCCCGCTACAACCTCAGCGTCAACGACAACGGTGTGATCTTCAAGAACATGCTGTCGTCGAACTACTCGCCCACCTACATCCTCAACAACGTCTTCGTCTACGACGGCGCCGAGCTGGAGAGCTTCCACGACGAGGTGCTGAAGGACCGCGTCTACTTCGCGAACAACGTCTTCTACAACACCTCCACCACCACGTCCACGAACTGGGCGCGGAAGGCGGGCGGCCTCGACAAGGGCGTGTTCTCGAACAACGCCTACTTCGAGGCGAGCGGCAAGCAGTCGGCCAACCAGCCGGTGGACAAGCGGGCCGTCATCGGCGATCCGGAGTTCGTCGGGAACCCGGCCGACTACGCGAAGGACGCCGGCGTCGACGCCATCCGCGACTCCGCCTCGCTGTTCAAGCTCCAGGAGACCTCGCCGTTGATCGACGCCGGTCGCTACAACGAGCGCATCGGCTCCGACGACTTCTTCGGCACCGAGCTCTACTACGGTGACGGCGTCGACATCGGGCTGTACGAGGCCGCGGTCGGTGCGAAGGTCGACAACCCGGTCGACACCGACCCGATCGAGAACGAGGGCGTCGACACCCGCGTCGACCTCGCCAAGGGCAAGCCGATCGTCGCCAGTAGCACGCACCCGCACAACGACTTCGAGTTCAACGCGGGCAAGCTCGTCGACGGTGATCCGGCGACACGCTGGGCCGGTGCGGACGACGCCCCCTACCCCCTGACGATCGACATCGACTTCGGTGCCGACACGACGTTCAACGAGGTCGACCTCTCGGAGTTCACCGACTCCGGTACCGACGCCCGCGTCAACGCCTTCTCCCTCCAGCGGTGGGACGCGGCCGCCGGTGCCTGGGTGGGCTTCTCCTCCCAGACGGGGATCGGAGCGAGCAAGGTCGTGAAGGACTTCGGTTCGATCACCAGCTCGAAGCTCCGGGTGTCGCTCGAGAGCCTGCTGCCCGGTCAGGTCTACGCACCGACCCTCACCACCATCAGCGTCTTCAACAGCGCGGTCGTCGCCACCGATCCCACGGTGACCCCCACGGCAGCGGTCATGGACAAGAACGCCGCGATGGCGGAGGACCCCGACAACCTGCCGACGTTCACGGTCGACCTCGACGGTGACACCCTCACCGGTCTCCGGTACGTCCAGCCTTCCGGCGCGATCGTCGGCAGCCTCGACGACGCCGACTTCGTCCGCACCGACACGGCGGACGGCGCGACGATCACGCTCACGAACGCCTTCGCCGCCGACAAGGAGCTCGGTGCCTCCGGGGTCGTCTTCGAGTTCGGCTCGAACACGACCGAGCGGGTCACGGTGGAGATCGTCGACACGACGGAACTCGCGGCGTCGATCGCCACGGCGAAGGCCCTCCTCGCCTCGTCAGCGCCCGCAGCGCAGTCGGCGCGCGCCGCCGCTCCGGCGGCCGACGGAGCCGAGACGTTGACCGCGGCGATCGCCTCCGCGGAAGCCGTCCTGGCGCTCGTCAACCGCGACACCGTCGCGACCGGCAACACCGCCGTGACGAACGCCGACGTGCAGGCAGCGGTCGTCGCGCTGAACGCCGCGATCGAGGCCTTCGAGCCCGGTGGCGGCACCCCGGTCACGCCGGGTGGACCGGGCACACCCGGCACGCCCAGCGCAGGAAGCCCCGGTACCGGTGGATCTGGCGCCACCGGTACCGGTTCCGCCGGCGGCTCGCTCGCGAGCACCGGAGTCGACGGTCTCGCACCGGCAGCCGCGGGGATCCTGCTCCTGCTGGCCGGAGCAGCAGCACTCACCCTGCGGGCCCGTCGCGCATCGGCCATGAACCGATGA
- a CDS encoding TetR/AcrR family transcriptional regulator — MQSATSTNRLSERMAATATRLTTVSRRLTAAQGLNGFTIEELCEEVGVSRRTFFNYFPSKEDAVLGIDESEESERFATEFLALGSRGWRAVLDDFMLIAAAHAERSGFGLAEHVDFHAALEREPKLLVRFMGLNREREQMLVELIAVREGVPADDPRARACADLFGMAIKTTMARVFGSGVVDLGEGGEFDIVGSIRDCLATYRAVLEPVEDDGDAVTPQNPHTDPTPRKDLP, encoded by the coding sequence ATGCAGAGTGCAACTTCGACGAATCGGCTGTCCGAGCGGATGGCCGCGACCGCCACACGCCTGACGACGGTGTCCCGACGACTCACCGCTGCCCAGGGCCTCAACGGATTCACCATCGAGGAACTCTGTGAGGAGGTCGGCGTCTCGCGCCGCACCTTCTTCAACTACTTCCCCAGCAAGGAGGACGCGGTCCTCGGCATCGACGAGTCCGAGGAGAGCGAGCGGTTCGCCACCGAGTTCCTCGCCCTCGGCTCGCGGGGGTGGCGCGCCGTGCTCGACGACTTCATGCTCATCGCGGCCGCCCATGCGGAGCGGTCCGGGTTCGGCCTCGCCGAGCACGTCGACTTCCACGCCGCCCTCGAGCGCGAACCCAAGCTGCTGGTCCGCTTCATGGGCCTGAACCGCGAGCGTGAGCAGATGCTCGTCGAGCTCATCGCCGTGCGGGAAGGCGTCCCGGCCGACGACCCGCGTGCCCGCGCCTGCGCCGATCTCTTCGGGATGGCGATCAAGACGACCATGGCGCGCGTGTTCGGCAGCGGTGTCGTCGACCTCGGCGAGGGCGGCGAGTTCGACATCGTCGGCTCCATCCGCGACTGCCTCGCGACCTACCGCGCCGTGCTCGAGCCTGTCGAGGACGACGGCGACGCAGTCACCCCCCAGAACCCCCACACCGACCCCACTCCCCGAAAGGACCTCCCGTGA
- a CDS encoding carbohydrate ABC transporter permease — MARRSVSLNTRGKNRFVLLCVAPAIILYVLFMVVPTFDVFRMSLYNWTGVGGTPTFAGFDNFIALAGDMQFVRAFQNTVFLLVVVSIVTMAGGLVLAGVMTQGKVRARNLYRFVLYLPSVLSIVVVAAIFSAVYDQQNGLINGSLTFLGLESLSQVWLGDQKIIMYSIAFAMVWQSLGYYLVLYMSGMSNIPAEIYEASALDGAGPFRQFFDVTLPLVWETLRTSLIFFIISSINLAFVLVRALTGGGPDGSSEVLLDYMYKQAYTNSSYGYGMAIGTAIFLFSFLAALIISRATKREVLQF, encoded by the coding sequence GTGGCCAGACGCTCCGTCTCCCTCAACACCCGTGGGAAGAACCGCTTCGTGCTGCTGTGCGTCGCGCCCGCGATCATCCTCTACGTGCTCTTCATGGTCGTCCCGACCTTCGACGTGTTCCGGATGTCGCTCTACAACTGGACCGGCGTCGGCGGCACCCCCACGTTCGCCGGCTTCGACAACTTCATCGCCCTCGCCGGCGACATGCAGTTCGTGCGGGCATTTCAGAACACCGTCTTCCTCCTCGTGGTCGTCTCTATCGTGACGATGGCCGGCGGGCTCGTGCTCGCCGGGGTCATGACGCAGGGCAAGGTGCGCGCCCGCAACCTCTACCGCTTCGTGCTCTACCTGCCGAGCGTCCTGTCGATCGTCGTCGTCGCCGCGATCTTCTCCGCCGTGTACGACCAGCAGAACGGGCTCATCAACGGCTCGTTGACCTTCCTCGGCCTCGAGTCGTTGTCGCAGGTCTGGCTCGGCGACCAGAAGATCATCATGTACAGCATCGCCTTCGCGATGGTGTGGCAGTCGCTCGGCTACTACCTCGTCCTCTACATGTCGGGCATGTCGAACATCCCGGCGGAGATCTACGAGGCCTCAGCGCTCGACGGGGCCGGCCCGTTCCGGCAGTTCTTCGACGTCACGCTGCCGCTCGTCTGGGAGACGCTCCGCACCTCCCTCATCTTCTTCATCATCAGCTCGATCAACCTCGCCTTCGTGCTCGTCCGGGCCCTCACGGGCGGCGGCCCCGACGGTTCCTCCGAGGTCCTCCTCGACTACATGTACAAGCAGGCGTACACGAACTCGAGCTACGGCTACGGCATGGCCATCGGGACGGCGATCTTCCTGTTCTCATTCCTCGCGGCGCTCATCATCAGCCGTGCGACCAAGCGAGAGGTCCTCCAGTTCTGA
- a CDS encoding TetR/AcrR family transcriptional regulator, producing MDPRQARTRRALREAIHTLATEGRIDQVTVADVARAAGITRDTFYRHAPTPVHLLADVLGEELDDTLRAHVDLPAESGSELSVFDESERDLLRHVAEHATIYRNAMQPRLVGPLRDALTERIEAALRHHLDRHPQIAPPREEGVDPERHVRMLVAYAGAGTVAAIEEWLRTGELDDIDAAARTVIAASPAWWLGRR from the coding sequence ATGGACCCCCGCCAGGCACGCACCCGTCGCGCCCTCCGCGAGGCGATCCACACGCTCGCGACGGAGGGCCGCATCGACCAGGTGACGGTCGCGGATGTCGCTCGAGCGGCCGGAATCACCCGCGACACCTTCTACCGGCACGCGCCGACGCCCGTCCACCTGCTCGCCGACGTGCTCGGCGAGGAACTGGACGACACGCTGCGCGCGCACGTCGACCTCCCGGCGGAGAGCGGCTCCGAACTGAGCGTCTTCGACGAGTCGGAGCGCGACCTCCTGCGGCACGTCGCCGAGCACGCGACGATCTACCGCAACGCGATGCAGCCCCGGCTCGTCGGACCACTCCGCGATGCGCTCACCGAACGGATCGAGGCGGCCCTCCGTCACCACCTCGACCGTCACCCGCAGATCGCCCCGCCGCGCGAGGAGGGTGTCGACCCCGAACGACACGTGCGCATGCTCGTCGCTTACGCCGGGGCCGGCACGGTCGCGGCGATCGAGGAGTGGCTCCGCACCGGGGAGCTCGACGACATCGACGCCGCCGCCCGCACCGTCATCGCCGCCTCCCCCGCCTGGTGGCTCGGTCGTCGTTAG
- a CDS encoding carbohydrate ABC transporter substrate-binding protein — protein sequence MKHTRTVGVIAAVATVGMLAGCAGNSGTSGDDADTLKIAAFEGGYGSEMYEEVVAAYEKLNPDVKIELTTSKTLADELTPQVAAGDYPDLVVLGLGAKEGFTESFVRDSNLEDLTSVLDAKIPGEDVTVGDKLTPGIVGNLNTNPYGDDEVYLMPMYASPTGLVYNQKLFADNGWTVPTTWDEMFELGDEAKAEGISLFTYPTAGYLDSYFFSLLSAVGGPEFLNDVLTYKKDVWKSDDATEALELTTKLLSYAAPTTVGYANGQDFTKNQQTILDGTTLFMPNGSWIANEMKDAPRTDGFQWGLTPVPAPETDGTRYLTTFVESAWVPKEATNKDAAKDFIAYLYSDEAADIFAKANAIQPIQGLPERLTGEAKDFYAVYSEPGVEAVVGAFAATKPVPGVDLKATLFDAANSVLSGTTTLEDWQNQVNEASNKLTDQLAG from the coding sequence ATGAAGCACACGAGAACCGTCGGCGTCATCGCCGCCGTCGCGACGGTCGGCATGCTCGCCGGCTGCGCGGGAAACTCCGGCACGAGCGGCGACGACGCCGACACCCTGAAGATCGCCGCATTCGAAGGCGGCTACGGCTCCGAGATGTACGAGGAGGTCGTCGCGGCCTACGAGAAGCTCAACCCCGACGTGAAGATCGAGCTCACGACGAGCAAGACCCTCGCCGACGAGCTCACCCCGCAGGTCGCGGCCGGCGACTACCCCGACCTCGTCGTCCTCGGCCTCGGCGCCAAGGAGGGCTTCACCGAGTCCTTCGTCCGCGACAGCAACCTCGAGGACCTCACGAGCGTCCTCGACGCGAAGATCCCCGGCGAGGACGTCACCGTCGGCGACAAGCTGACCCCCGGCATCGTCGGCAACCTCAACACCAACCCCTACGGTGACGACGAGGTCTACCTCATGCCGATGTACGCGTCGCCCACGGGTCTCGTCTACAACCAGAAGCTGTTCGCCGACAACGGCTGGACCGTCCCCACCACCTGGGACGAGATGTTCGAACTCGGCGACGAGGCGAAGGCGGAGGGCATCTCGCTCTTCACCTACCCGACGGCCGGCTACCTCGACTCGTACTTCTTCTCGCTGCTGTCCGCGGTGGGCGGGCCGGAGTTCCTCAACGACGTCCTCACCTACAAGAAGGACGTGTGGAAGTCCGACGACGCGACCGAGGCCCTCGAGCTGACGACGAAGCTCCTCAGCTACGCGGCACCGACCACGGTCGGCTACGCCAACGGTCAGGACTTCACGAAGAACCAGCAGACCATCCTCGACGGCACCACGCTGTTCATGCCGAACGGGTCGTGGATCGCCAACGAGATGAAGGACGCCCCGCGCACCGACGGGTTCCAGTGGGGGCTCACCCCGGTCCCCGCTCCCGAGACCGACGGCACGCGTTACCTGACGACGTTCGTCGAGTCGGCGTGGGTCCCGAAGGAGGCCACGAACAAGGACGCGGCGAAGGACTTCATCGCGTACCTGTACTCGGACGAGGCCGCTGACATCTTCGCGAAGGCCAACGCCATCCAGCCGATCCAGGGACTCCCGGAGCGCCTGACCGGCGAGGCGAAGGACTTCTACGCCGTCTACAGCGAGCCCGGTGTCGAGGCCGTCGTCGGTGCCTTCGCCGCGACCAAGCCGGTCCCCGGGGTCGACCTCAAGGCCACGCTGTTCGACGCGGCCAACAGTGTCCTCTCCGGCACCACCACCCTCGAGGACTGGCAGAACCAGGTCAACGAGGCGAGCAACAAGCTCACCGACCAGCTCGCGGGCTGA